The following coding sequences lie in one Sphingobium sp. KCTC 72723 genomic window:
- a CDS encoding MerC domain-containing protein, with protein MIACDDKDSAPRMKRRGSWLDGFALCASSLCTLHCLGLPLLFALLPALASRVDPGESFHIVMLALAVPTSLFALIKGRQRSGKSPVLMGISGLTLMAAGAFLTRESLSEAALTVAGSALLAAAHILNWRRGTRTVAVARPAR; from the coding sequence ATGATCGCCTGTGATGACAAGGATTCGGCCCCCCGCATGAAGCGCCGGGGATCATGGCTGGATGGATTCGCGCTGTGCGCGTCCTCGCTCTGCACGCTCCATTGCCTGGGCCTGCCGCTGCTGTTCGCTCTGCTGCCTGCTTTGGCCAGCCGGGTCGATCCGGGCGAATCCTTTCATATCGTCATGCTGGCCCTTGCCGTTCCGACCAGCCTGTTCGCGCTGATCAAGGGACGCCAGCGCAGCGGCAAAAGTCCGGTCTTAATGGGCATTTCGGGCCTGACGCTGATGGCGGCCGGTGCTTTCCTGACGCGCGAATCACTGTCGGAAGCGGCCCTGACCGTGGCAGGAAGCGCGCTGCTCGCCGCTGCCCATATTCTCAACTGGCGGCGCGGCACGCGGACGGTTGCGGTTGCGCGACCGGCCCGATAG
- a CDS encoding pyridoxal phosphate-dependent aminotransferase: MIASIAPFHAIAISREAHALAAQGRSILHMEFGQPSTGAPAAAIAMAHHVLDTDPMGYWESPALKERIAQHYQDRHGVSVDPERILLTCGASPGLVLALTSLFAPGARVATARPGYVAYRNTLKALYLEPIEIACGSTERYQISADALAAIDPAPDGLILASPANPTGTIIPAAELERIAQVCGARGIRIISDEIYHGLSFGDPARSMLEFAPDAVIVNSFSKYFSMAGWRLGWIVVPDALIDAARARMGNLFLTPPVLAQQAGLKAFDCTDELDGHVDTYRRNRQLLLDALPALGLATIAPPDGAFYIYADIGHLTDDSLGFCQKLLRETGVATAPGIDFDPVDGHRFMRFSFAVSTDRVEDAIARLIPWFQAQAKR, translated from the coding sequence ATGATCGCCAGCATCGCCCCCTTCCACGCCATCGCCATCAGCCGCGAAGCCCACGCCCTTGCCGCGCAGGGCCGTTCCATCCTGCACATGGAATTCGGCCAGCCATCGACCGGCGCGCCAGCGGCCGCCATTGCCATGGCGCATCATGTGCTGGACACCGACCCGATGGGCTATTGGGAAAGTCCTGCGCTCAAGGAACGGATCGCGCAGCATTATCAGGACCGTCATGGCGTCAGCGTCGATCCCGAACGCATCCTGCTGACCTGCGGCGCGTCGCCGGGGCTGGTGCTGGCGTTGACCAGCCTGTTTGCGCCGGGCGCGCGGGTGGCGACGGCACGGCCGGGCTATGTCGCCTATCGCAATACATTGAAGGCGCTTTATCTGGAGCCGATCGAAATCGCCTGTGGCTCCACGGAACGCTATCAGATCAGCGCCGACGCGCTGGCCGCGATCGACCCCGCGCCTGATGGCTTGATTCTGGCCAGTCCCGCCAACCCGACCGGCACAATTATCCCGGCGGCGGAACTGGAGCGTATCGCGCAGGTTTGCGGTGCGCGCGGCATCCGCATCATATCTGACGAAATCTATCACGGCCTGTCGTTCGGCGACCCTGCCCGGTCCATGCTGGAGTTTGCGCCGGACGCCGTGATCGTGAACAGTTTTTCCAAATATTTCAGTATGGCGGGATGGCGGCTGGGCTGGATCGTCGTGCCGGACGCGCTGATCGACGCGGCGCGGGCGCGGATGGGCAATCTGTTTCTGACCCCGCCGGTGCTGGCGCAGCAGGCGGGGCTGAAAGCGTTCGATTGCACGGATGAACTGGACGGGCATGTCGATACCTATCGGCGCAACCGGCAATTGCTGCTCGACGCCCTGCCCGCGCTGGGCCTGGCCACCATCGCGCCGCCCGATGGGGCATTTTATATCTATGCCGACATTGGCCATTTGACCGACGACAGCCTGGGCTTCTGCCAGAAATTGCTGCGCGAAACCGGGGTCGCGACTGCGCCGGGAATCGATTTCGATCCGGTCGATGGCCATCGCTTCATGCGGTTCAGCTTTGCGGTATCCACCGACCGGGTGGAGGACGCGATAGCGCGGTTGATCCCATGGTTTCAGGCGCAGGCGAAACGCTAG